One window of Medicago truncatula cultivar Jemalong A17 chromosome 2, MtrunA17r5.0-ANR, whole genome shotgun sequence genomic DNA carries:
- the LOC11437761 gene encoding uncharacterized protein translates to MKIKSFFSMVFLCALIIIFVMEIEPSKDGKQYDVKEEFETQARIDAWRPWGYGRLPFIPYGQKKGGNGSGGLGSRGNGGEGVTQGGGEENEGKES, encoded by the exons ATGAAAATCAAGTCTTTTTTCTCTATGGTCTTTCTGTGTGCactaattataatatttgttatGGAAATTGAACCATCCAAAGATGGAAAACAat acGATGTAAAAGAAGAATTCGAAACACAAGCTAGGATAGATGCATGGAGACCTTGGGGCTATGGACGATTACCATTCATTCCTTATGGACAAAAGAAAGGTGGAAATGGCTCAGGTGGTTTGGGCTCACGAGGAAATGGTGGTGAAGGAGTTACACAAGGTGGAGGTGAAGAAAATGAAGGTAAAGAAAGTTGA